In the Anguilla anguilla isolate fAngAng1 chromosome 7, fAngAng1.pri, whole genome shotgun sequence genome, one interval contains:
- the LOC118231225 gene encoding cyclin-dependent kinase-like 2, with translation MDKYENLGLVGEGSYGMVMKCRNKDNGRIVAVKKFLESEDDKTVKKIALREIKMLKQLRHENLVNLLEVCKKKRRWYLVFEFVDRTVLDDLEQYPNGLDCGRVRKYLFQILRAIKFCHQHNIIHRDIKPENILVSQCGVVKLCDFGFARTMAAPGEVYTDYVATRWYRAPELLVGDTKYGKAVDVWAIGCLFMEMLTGDPLFPGDSDIDQLYLIMRCFGNLTPRHQELFYKNPVFAGVSLPEVPEKEPLEKRFPKLSFAVSDLTKKCLQIDPDKRPSCSDLLQHEFFLKDGFPARFTQELNSKIQKDLQDNPSLPKMSRISKKDKEDSSVDEKTVTCRDSNVNAKAKEGKQEVRAAKASEPREECEKAGILGKNRPEDAEKASEGGANLAKPPPGKDLNPEPLKATATSVIPPISHNPLAIITNGLIMGVGAGPAAGPLGLRAIDKVKRHGNIFNRMSQQSSNLYNGNISGKIACEKSVIHERSFLSERAGNGGKKKGENLRADVHFPELKTGLLPELRGAEGKQSKTTKKEHKKDCRIPSINAMDVHSSGAL, from the exons ATGGACAAGTATGAGAATTTAGGGTTGGTGGGAGAGGGGAGCTACGGCATGGTCATGAAGTGCAGGAACAAAGATAATGGCAGAATTGTGGCTGTGAAGAAGTTTCTGGAGAGCGAGGATGATAAAACGGTGAAAAAAATAGCTTTGCGAGAAATAAAGATGCTGAAg caACTTAGACATGAGAATTTAGTAAACCTGCTGGAAGTGTGTAAGAAGAAGAGGCGGTGGTATCTGGTGTTTGAGTTTGTGGACCGGACCGTTTTAGACGATTTGGAACAGTACCCAAATGGACTGGACTGCGGCAGGGTTCGCAAATACCTGTTTCAGATCCTCAGAGCCATCAAATTCTGCCATCAGCACAAT ATCATCCACCGTGACATTAAGCCGGAGAACATTCTGGTGTCTCAGTGCGGTGTGGTCAAGCTGTGCGACTTCGGCTTTGCGAGGACGATGGCCGCTCCCGGGGAGGTCTACACGGACTACGTGGCCACCCGGTGGTACCGCGCCCCAGAGCTCCTGGTGGGAGACACGAAGTACGGGAA GGCCGTGGATGTGTGGGCGATCGGTTGCCTGTTCATGGAGATGCTGACGGGGGATCCTCTGTTTCCTGGGGATTCAGACATTGATCAGCTTTATCTCATCATGAGGTGCTTCG gaaACCTAACCCCCAGACATCAGGAGCTTTTCTATAAGAACCCCGTCTTTGCCGGCGTTAGTTTGCCCGAGGTTCCTGAGAAGGAACCGCTGGAGAAGCGGTTTCCCAAGCTCTCCTTCGCCGTGTCCGACTTAACAAAG AAGTGCCTGCAGATTGACCCGGATAAGAGGCCGTCCTGCTCAGACTTACTGCAGCACGAGTTCTTCCTCAAAGACGGCTTTCCTGCCAG GTTCACTCAGGAGCTGAACTCCAAGATTCAGAAGGATCTTCAAGACAATCCTTCCTTGCCTAAAATGTCAAGGATTTCAAAAAAGGACAAGGAAGACTCTTCAGTGGATGAGAAGACAGTGACTTGCAGG GACTCTAATGTGAATGCCAAAGCTAAAGAGGGCAAGCAGGAGGTCCGAGCTGCCAAGGCCTCAGAGCCCAGAGAGGAGTGTGAGAAAGCaggaattctgggtaaaaaCAGGCCGGAAGACGCAGAAAAGGCCTCAGAGGGCGGGGCCAACCTGGCGAAACCTCCACCGGGGAAAGATTTGAACCCGGAGCCCCTAAAGGCCACTGCCACCTCTGTGATACCGCCcatatcccacaatcctctaGCCATTATCACCAACGGCCTTATCAtgggcgtgggggcggggcctgcagcAGGGCCGCTCGGCCTACG GGCCATCGACAAGGTGAAAAGgcatggaaatatatttaatagaaTGTCACAACAGTCCTCTAATCTCTACAACGGAAACATCTCTGGGAAG ATTGCCTGTGAAAAGAGCGTCATCCACGAGCGTTCCTTTCTGTCCGAGAGAGCGGGCAACGGAGGCAAGAAGAAAGGGGAGAATCTGAGGGCAGACGTTCACTTTCCTGAGCTGAAAACCGGACTTCTGCCCGAGCTCAGAGGAGCTGAAG GCAAACAGTCAAAGACAaccaaaaaagaacacaagaaaGATTGCCGCATACCTTCAATCAATGCCATGGATGTCCATTCTAGTGGGGCCCTGTGA
- the abcg2a gene encoding broad substrate specificity ATP-binding cassette transporter ABCG2a, with protein sequence MTDRSNHINIPMVEDSSANGTSRRQGGSMKRPHGSTVSFHNINYNVELKSGPICKRKVTVKEILIDLNGLMKPGLNAILGATGSGKSSFLDVLAARKDPAGLSGEVLIDGAPQPPNFKCLSGYVVQDDVVMGTLTVRENFRFSAALRLPTSVSEREKEEKVNNLITQLGLTKVADSKVGTQMIRGISGGERKRTNIGMELIMDPSVLFLDEPTTGLDASTANSVLLLLKRMANHGRTIIMSIHQPRYSIYRLFDSLTLLVSGKQVFHGPAQNALDYFADIGYACEPHNNPADFFLDVINGDSTAVALTKMQNSEEPDFEEKDSSRQTIEERLVAEYRRSRYYRDTAEALGKVVQGKEYAVLPKSRTITYNTSFAHQFRWVLKRTFRNLLLNPQTSVAQVAVTLFLGLIVGAIFFNVKDDQSGIQNRMGALFFITTNQCFGALSAAELFITERKLFVHEYISGYYRVSVYFLSKILSDILALRTIPAIVFSGVTYFMIGLKATAPAFFIFMLTVALEAYAATAMTMAISADQTVVAVANIFMTISFVFMMIFSGLLVNLPSIMDWLSWFQYLSIPRYGLTALQVNEFTGLDFCGQITNGTLPGIPGCNITAPGQMCTGEQFLENQGIAYTAWGLWQNHLALTIMTVIFLLIAYLKLRFIKKFT encoded by the exons ATGACTGACAGGTCGAATCACATCAACATCCCGATGGTGGAGGATTCCAGCGCGAACGGGACGTCCAGACGCCAAGGGGGAAGCATGAAGCGCCCGCACGGGTCCACCGTCAGCTTCCACAACATCAACTACAACGTGGAACTCAAGAGCGGGCCCATATGCAAAAGAAAGGTGACCGTGAAAGAAATCTTGATTGACCTTAA TGGACTTATGAAACCAGGACTGAACGCTATTTTGGGAGCTACAGGAAGTGGCAAGTCATC GTTCCTGGATGTCCTGGCTGCCAGAAAGGACCCAGCAGGGCTTTCTGGAGAAGTGCTGATCGATGGGGCCCCCCAGCCACCCAACTTCAAGTGCCTCTCAGGATACGTTGTGCAG GACGACGTTGTCATGGGCACCCTGACGGTGCGGGAGAACTTCCGCTTCTCCGCGGCGCTGCGACTGCCCACCTCCGTGAGCGagcgggagaaagaggagaaggtCAACAACCTGATCACGCAGCTGGGCCTCACCAAGGTGGCCGACTCTAAG GTTGGGACCCAGATGATCAGGGGGATATCCGGGGGCGAGCGGAAGAGGACTAATATCGGCATGGAGCTGATCATGGACCCCTCCGTGCTGTTCCTCGATGAGCCGACCACTGGGCTGGACGCCAGCACGGCCAACTCTGTTCTCCTGCTGCTGAAGAG AATGGCGAATCACGGTCGAACCATCATCATGTCTATACACCAGCCCAGATACTCCATCTACCGGCTGTTTGACAGCCTCACGCTGCTGGTGAGCGGGAAGCAGGTTTTCCACGGACCGGCCCAGAATGCTCTGGATTACTTTGCTGACATTG gATATGCTTGTGAACCCCATAACAACCCAGCTGACTTCTTCCTGGATGTCATCAATGGAGATTCCACAGCAGTGGCTTTGACCAAAATGCAAAATTCTGAAG AGCCGGACTTCGAGGAGAAGGACAGCTCGCGGCAGACCATCGAGGAGCGGCTGGTGGCGGAGTACCGCAGGAGCCGGTACTACCGGGACACGGCCGAGGCCCTGGGGAAGGTCGTCCAGGGCAAGGAGTACGCCGTCCTGCCCAAATCCCGCACCATCACCTACAACACGTCCTTCGCCCACCAGTTCAGGTGGGTCCTCAAGAGGACGTTCCGGAACCTCCTGCTGAACCCGCAGACCTCCGTGGCGCAG gtGGCAGTGACGCTCTTCCTTGGCCTCATAGTGGGAGCGATATTTTTTAACGTCAAAGATGACCAGAGTGGGATCCAGAACAG GATGGGAGCTCTGTTCTTCATCACCACCAACCAGTGCTTCGGGGCGCTGTCTGCTGCCGAGCTCTTCATCACGGAAAGAAAGCTGTTTGT GCATGAGTACATCAGCGGGTATTACAGGGTCTCCGTCTACTTCCTGTCCAAGATCCTGTCCGACATCCTCGCCCTCCGAACCATTCCAGCCATAGTCTTCAGCGGCGTGACCTACTTCATGATAG GACTGAAAGCCACGGCCCCGGCCTTCTTCATCTTCATGCTGACCGTGGCGCTCGAGGCCTACGCCGCCACCGCCATGACCATGGCCATCTCTGCCGACCAGACCGTGGTCGCCGTCGCCAACATCTTCATGACCATCAGCTTTGTGTTCATGATG ATATTCTCTGGCCTCTTGGTGAACTTGCCGAGCATCATGGACTGGCTGTCCTGGTTTCAGTACCTCAGTATCCCGCGCTACGGCCTGACC gCTCTTCAGGTGAATGAGTTTACTGGGCTGGATTTCTGTGGGCAGATCACTAACGGCACATTACCGGGAATTCCCGGCTGTAACATCACGGCTCCTGGCCAGAT GTGCACAGGTGAGCAGTTTCTGGAGAACCAGGGGATTGCATACACAGCATGGGGCCTGTGGCAGAACCATTTGGCCTTGACCATAATGACCGTCATTTTCTTACTCATCGCATATCTGAAGCTTCGCTTCATTAAGAAGTTCACATAG